In Marivirga salinae, a single window of DNA contains:
- a CDS encoding class I SAM-dependent methyltransferase — translation MANFNRIAFLYDFLKRLIFSQQLEKAGKYFLDTIPSSSKILIIGGGTGEILKNFNSSHHITYLELSEVMIRKAKKVNSNSRIEFVQADILEWTTNDKFDYVISPFILDCFDEMQLDQIFSGLKNLLNKEGSWIQTDFYPKNRGHKLLINIMYLFFNWATNLKVKKLADFDSLFKKYNFIFKRKALFYHSMVESRIYQKID, via the coding sequence ATGGCTAATTTTAATCGGATAGCCTTCCTATATGATTTTCTAAAAAGATTAATTTTTAGTCAGCAGCTTGAAAAAGCAGGAAAATATTTTTTAGATACTATCCCATCAAGTAGTAAAATCCTTATAATAGGTGGAGGAACTGGAGAAATCTTAAAGAATTTCAATTCCTCACACCATATCACATACCTAGAGCTTTCTGAAGTAATGATTAGAAAAGCAAAAAAGGTAAATTCAAATTCAAGAATAGAGTTTGTTCAAGCTGATATATTAGAATGGACTACTAATGATAAATTTGACTATGTCATCTCCCCTTTTATTTTGGATTGTTTTGATGAAATGCAACTGGATCAAATCTTTTCAGGTCTTAAAAATTTATTGAATAAAGAGGGGAGCTGGATTCAAACAGATTTTTATCCTAAAAACAGAGGCCATAAACTATTGATTAATATTATGTATCTCTTTTTTAATTGGGCAACCAATTTAAAGGTGAAGAAATTAGCTGATTTCGATTCACTTTTCAAAAAGTATAATTTTATTTTCAAGAGAAAAGCCCTTTTTTATCATTCTATGGTAGAAAGCAGAATTTATCAAAAGATTGATTGA
- the lgt gene encoding prolipoprotein diacylglyceryl transferase gives MLNYIIWNPDGTLIDFGFYQLRWYSLLFGLGFILGYQFVKWRFKRDDVDTKLLDNLAVYLVVGTIIGARLGHCIFYDWDYYQNHLLEILLPFRFSPSFEFIGYRGLASHGGGAGVIIALLIFAWREKISKLWILDTIALVIPLAAACIRLGNLMNSEIIGNATNVSWAFIFKHIDNIPRHPAQLYEALSYLVIFGILFWLDKKQKFQKGFVLGLMLVLMFTARFFIEFVKADQSAFEADMTLNMGQWLSIPYVILGLVFIWFGMKRKE, from the coding sequence ATGCTCAACTACATCATCTGGAACCCCGATGGCACTTTAATAGATTTTGGCTTTTACCAATTACGGTGGTATTCCTTGCTCTTTGGATTAGGCTTTATTTTAGGCTATCAGTTTGTAAAATGGCGTTTCAAAAGAGATGATGTTGATACAAAATTACTGGATAACCTTGCAGTTTATTTGGTGGTAGGAACCATAATCGGTGCCCGATTAGGACATTGTATTTTCTATGATTGGGATTATTACCAAAATCATTTGTTGGAAATCCTGCTTCCTTTCAGGTTTTCTCCATCCTTTGAATTTATTGGCTATAGAGGATTGGCTAGCCATGGCGGAGGAGCAGGAGTCATTATTGCCCTTCTAATTTTTGCATGGCGAGAAAAAATCTCGAAACTCTGGATTTTAGACACCATTGCTTTAGTAATTCCTTTGGCTGCAGCTTGTATTCGTTTGGGTAATTTAATGAATTCAGAAATTATCGGGAATGCTACTAATGTAAGTTGGGCTTTTATCTTTAAGCATATTGATAATATACCTCGTCACCCTGCACAATTATATGAAGCCCTCTCTTATTTAGTAATATTCGGTATTCTATTTTGGCTAGATAAAAAACAAAAATTCCAAAAGGGATTCGTGTTAGGATTAATGCTGGTTTTAATGTTCACCGCCAGATTCTTTATAGAATTCGTAAAAGCAGATCAATCCGCTTTCGAAGCAGATATGACCCTCAATATGGGGCAATGGCTAAGTATTCCTTATGTTATTTTAGGGTTGGTATTTATTTGGTTTGGGATGAAGAGGAAAGAGTAA
- a CDS encoding DUF4834 domain-containing protein, whose amino-acid sequence MFKFLLILFLVGYLIFKIGGFLFRLFLGRTYKAAQERQYKQNNKGKTTKDGINIDHVPNQKGKRTGGNFKGGEYVDYEEL is encoded by the coding sequence ATGTTTAAATTTTTATTAATCCTTTTTTTGGTAGGGTATCTTATTTTCAAAATAGGAGGATTTCTTTTTAGATTGTTTTTAGGAAGAACTTACAAAGCAGCTCAAGAAAGACAATACAAGCAAAACAATAAGGGAAAAACTACCAAAGATGGAATTAATATTGACCATGTTCCTAACCAAAAAGGAAAAAGAACTGGTGGAAATTTCAAAGGTGGCGAGTATGTGGATTATGAAGAGCTGTAA
- a CDS encoding bile acid:sodium symporter family protein has protein sequence MDEVSLNFNSEGLLLLNFLLGFIMFGVALDLKVVDFKRVLLNPKASIIGLISQWVILPIITLILIFTFEPRPSMALGMILVACCPGGNISNFISKLAGGNAALSVSLTAMTTSAAIFMTPFSFAFWSSFIESADGLKSSISLNIWDMFSTIIYLIVIPVVLGVLFAQYKPTIAQKIKKPVNIISIVIFAAFVIIAFMKNANYFLEYIHIIFVIVLFHNGLAFLSGYWMAKLGGLEESERKAISIETGIQNSGLGLVLIFNFFDGIGGMAIIAGWWGIWHIVAGLIIAFFWSGKKIIA, from the coding sequence ATGGATGAAGTATCGCTTAACTTCAATAGTGAAGGTTTATTGCTGTTAAATTTTTTGCTGGGCTTTATCATGTTTGGCGTTGCGCTGGACCTGAAAGTAGTGGATTTCAAAAGAGTATTACTCAACCCTAAAGCCTCTATTATTGGATTAATCTCCCAATGGGTGATTTTACCAATTATCACCCTGATCTTGATTTTTACATTTGAGCCGAGACCAAGCATGGCATTGGGTATGATACTGGTAGCCTGCTGTCCTGGCGGAAACATCAGTAATTTCATCAGTAAATTAGCTGGAGGAAATGCTGCATTATCGGTAAGTTTAACAGCTATGACGACCTCTGCAGCCATTTTCATGACTCCCTTTAGTTTTGCCTTTTGGTCTTCATTCATTGAAAGTGCTGATGGATTAAAAAGCAGTATTTCCCTCAATATCTGGGATATGTTTTCAACTATTATTTATTTGATAGTAATTCCAGTTGTATTAGGAGTCTTATTTGCACAATACAAACCAACAATTGCTCAAAAAATAAAAAAACCAGTTAATATAATATCAATTGTGATATTTGCAGCTTTTGTAATCATCGCATTCATGAAAAATGCTAATTACTTCCTAGAGTATATTCATATTATTTTTGTCATCGTATTATTCCATAATGGATTAGCCTTCTTAAGTGGCTATTGGATGGCAAAATTGGGTGGATTGGAAGAAAGTGAGCGTAAAGCCATTTCCATAGAAACAGGCATTCAAAACTCTGGTTTAGGATTAGTCTTAATCTTTAACTTTTTTGATGGGATTGGCGGAATGGCCATTATTGCTGGTTGGTGGGGTATTTGGCATATTGTGGCTGGATTAATTATTGCATTTTTTTGGTCAGGAAAGAAGATAATTGCTTAG
- the carB gene encoding carbamoyl-phosphate synthase large subunit — translation MPKDNSIKSVLIIGSGPIIIGQACEFDYSGSQASRSLREEGIEVTLINSNPATIMTDEVTADNIYLKPLTKKSIIEILEKHDIDAVLPTMGGQTALNLAIECDKAGVWDKYKVRMLGVDVDAIDTTENRELFRLKMKELEVGVCDGETATSFLQGKEIAQKIGFPLVIRSSFTLGGLGGSIVKDPAEFDNALKDGLHSSPIHEVLIEQSILGWKEYELEILRDNIGNVIVICSVENFDPMGVHTGDSITVAPAQTLPDTVYQEMRNLAIKMIKGIGNFAGGCNVQFAVNPENDDIIGIEINPRVSRSSALASKATGYPIAKIAAKLAIGYDLHELKNQITKTTSAYFEPSLDYVIVKIPRWNFDKFPGSDRRLGFSMKSVGEAMGIGRNFQEALQKACQSLEIKRNGLGADGKELRKQDELLYSLENPSWNRLFHIYDAFKLGIPFKTIQKLTKIDKWFLEQIEELLVLEKEVEKYSIDTIPKELMMEVKQKGYADRQVAHLVRCLESEVYKKRHEMGIKRVYKLVDTCAAEFEAQTPYYYSTFQEENESVESGKKKVIILGSGPNRIGQGIEFDYSCVHGVLAAKECGYETIMINCNPETVSTDFDTADKLYFEPVFWEHIYDIILHEKPEGVIVQLGGQTALKLAEKLNRYGIKIIGTSYEALDLAEDRGSFSKLLADNDIPYPKFTVVEDADNALEMSKDIGFPMLVRPSYVLGGQGMKIVINERELEEHVVDVLRDIPGNKVLLDHFLDGAIEAEADAICDGEDVYIIGVMQHVEPAGIHSGDSYAVLPPYNLGDFVLTQIETYTKKIALALETKGLINIQFAIKNDIVYIIEANPRASRTVPFICKAYNEPYVNYATKVMLGEKKVKDFNFNPTRKGYAIKEPVFSFNKFPNVNKELGPEMKSTGESIYFIDDLMDDYFLKIVSERNLYLSR, via the coding sequence ATGCCTAAAGACAACAGTATTAAGTCAGTACTTATCATCGGTTCAGGTCCTATCATTATCGGACAAGCCTGCGAATTTGATTATTCAGGTTCTCAAGCTTCTCGTTCGTTGAGGGAAGAAGGAATTGAAGTAACACTCATCAATTCCAATCCTGCTACCATCATGACAGACGAGGTAACAGCCGATAATATCTATTTGAAGCCGCTGACTAAAAAATCAATTATTGAAATTTTAGAGAAGCATGATATAGATGCTGTTTTACCAACTATGGGTGGTCAAACTGCATTGAATCTTGCCATCGAATGCGATAAAGCAGGGGTTTGGGATAAATATAAGGTGAGAATGCTTGGAGTAGATGTTGATGCCATTGACACTACGGAAAATAGAGAGCTATTCCGCTTAAAAATGAAGGAATTGGAAGTTGGCGTATGTGATGGTGAAACAGCTACTTCCTTTTTGCAAGGAAAGGAGATTGCACAAAAAATAGGGTTCCCTTTAGTGATTCGCTCCTCTTTTACATTAGGTGGACTAGGCGGTTCTATTGTAAAAGATCCTGCGGAATTTGACAATGCATTAAAAGACGGATTGCATTCTTCGCCAATTCATGAAGTACTAATCGAGCAAAGTATTTTAGGCTGGAAGGAATACGAACTAGAAATTCTAAGAGACAATATAGGGAATGTAATTGTGATCTGTTCTGTAGAGAATTTTGATCCAATGGGTGTTCATACGGGGGATTCTATCACTGTGGCGCCAGCTCAAACATTACCTGATACTGTTTATCAGGAAATGAGGAATTTGGCTATCAAAATGATAAAAGGTATCGGAAATTTTGCTGGTGGTTGTAATGTGCAATTTGCCGTGAATCCTGAAAATGATGATATTATCGGAATTGAGATTAACCCAAGGGTTTCTCGTTCTTCTGCATTGGCTTCTAAAGCGACAGGTTATCCAATCGCAAAAATTGCAGCTAAATTAGCTATTGGTTATGATTTACATGAGCTTAAAAACCAAATTACTAAAACCACATCTGCTTATTTTGAGCCTTCTTTAGATTATGTAATTGTAAAAATTCCTCGTTGGAATTTCGATAAATTCCCAGGTTCTGATAGAAGACTAGGTTTTTCTATGAAGTCTGTAGGGGAGGCCATGGGGATTGGAAGAAACTTTCAAGAAGCCCTTCAAAAAGCTTGTCAATCCTTAGAAATCAAAAGGAATGGATTGGGAGCAGATGGAAAAGAACTTAGAAAGCAAGACGAATTATTATACAGCTTAGAAAACCCAAGCTGGAACAGATTATTCCATATTTATGATGCCTTTAAATTGGGTATCCCTTTCAAAACGATCCAAAAACTGACTAAAATTGATAAGTGGTTCTTGGAGCAAATCGAAGAGTTATTAGTTTTAGAGAAAGAGGTAGAGAAATATTCCATCGATACTATTCCTAAGGAATTAATGATGGAAGTGAAACAGAAAGGCTATGCAGATAGACAAGTTGCCCATTTGGTGAGGTGTCTGGAAAGTGAGGTTTATAAAAAGCGTCACGAAATGGGAATCAAGAGAGTTTATAAATTGGTAGATACTTGTGCAGCAGAATTTGAAGCGCAAACTCCTTATTACTACTCTACTTTCCAAGAAGAAAATGAGTCGGTTGAAAGTGGTAAAAAGAAAGTAATTATTTTAGGTTCAGGCCCTAACCGAATTGGGCAGGGGATTGAATTTGATTATTCATGTGTGCATGGAGTGTTAGCTGCAAAAGAATGCGGTTATGAAACCATCATGATCAACTGTAATCCTGAAACAGTTTCCACTGATTTCGATACTGCTGATAAATTATATTTCGAACCGGTTTTTTGGGAACATATCTATGATATTATTTTACATGAAAAGCCAGAGGGAGTAATAGTTCAGTTGGGAGGTCAAACGGCATTAAAGCTAGCTGAGAAACTTAATCGTTACGGAATAAAAATTATTGGAACATCATACGAAGCCTTAGATTTAGCAGAAGATCGAGGTTCTTTCTCTAAATTATTGGCTGATAATGATATTCCTTATCCGAAATTTACGGTAGTGGAAGATGCGGACAATGCTTTGGAAATGTCTAAAGATATTGGTTTTCCAATGTTGGTTAGACCTTCATACGTATTAGGCGGACAAGGAATGAAGATTGTAATCAATGAAAGAGAATTGGAAGAGCATGTGGTTGATGTATTGCGTGATATTCCAGGTAATAAAGTATTATTGGATCATTTCTTAGATGGAGCTATTGAAGCAGAAGCGGATGCCATTTGTGATGGGGAGGATGTTTATATTATTGGTGTAATGCAACATGTTGAGCCTGCCGGAATACACTCAGGAGATTCATATGCAGTTTTGCCGCCTTATAATTTAGGAGATTTTGTATTGACACAAATTGAAACCTATACGAAAAAAATCGCTTTAGCTTTAGAGACCAAAGGATTGATCAATATTCAATTTGCTATCAAAAATGACATTGTTTACATCATTGAGGCAAATCCAAGGGCTTCTAGAACAGTACCTTTTATTTGCAAAGCATATAATGAACCATATGTTAATTATGCAACCAAAGTGATGTTAGGGGAGAAGAAAGTGAAGGATTTTAACTTTAACCCAACTCGAAAAGGGTATGCGATTAAAGAGCCTGTCTTCTCTTTCAATAAATTCCCGAATGTAAATAAGGAATTAGGTCCTGAAATGAAATCAACGGGAGAATCCATCTATTTCATTGATGATTTGATGGATGATTATTTCCTTAAAATTGTTTCTGAACGAAACCTTTATTTGAGTAGATAG
- a CDS encoding UbiA family prenyltransferase has product MFAKFYQYIRAFSLDVVAGAVISARWIGNYFNADIPSSAILALGLTVWLIYTIDHLLDARKIKSQDALFRHIIHYKNAPYIFGLIAIVSMGLIFLLQNLKPYLIGYGLALGFAVFCYLIFIHFVRKKVYWGKEWFIALVYATGICLPTFAYIQSIPPILIYFWIQLFLLASINLILFNMIEYKVDKKLGFNSFATVKGADFSRRVILFLLFAFVLIWSSSFLFFNAEELLDYQAIFILMASVLAMVLSKEVVLRQEEWYRVIGDIVFVLPIIEIIIIDG; this is encoded by the coding sequence ATGTTTGCTAAGTTTTATCAATACATAAGGGCATTTAGTTTGGATGTGGTGGCAGGGGCTGTCATTAGTGCCAGATGGATTGGTAATTATTTTAACGCAGATATTCCCTCTTCTGCAATTCTAGCCTTAGGACTAACGGTTTGGCTGATCTACACTATAGACCATTTGTTGGATGCCCGAAAAATAAAATCACAAGATGCATTATTTCGGCATATTATCCATTATAAAAATGCCCCCTATATTTTTGGTTTGATTGCTATTGTGAGTATGGGCTTGATTTTTTTACTTCAAAATCTAAAACCATACCTGATAGGATATGGGCTCGCATTAGGTTTTGCTGTTTTCTGTTATCTTATTTTCATTCACTTTGTTAGAAAAAAGGTCTACTGGGGGAAAGAATGGTTTATAGCCTTAGTTTATGCTACTGGAATTTGTTTGCCTACTTTCGCTTACATTCAGAGCATTCCACCCATTTTAATTTATTTTTGGATTCAACTATTTTTGTTAGCTAGTATCAATCTTATTTTATTCAATATGATTGAATATAAAGTAGATAAGAAGCTTGGGTTCAATTCTTTTGCGACTGTAAAAGGAGCTGATTTTTCGAGAAGAGTTATTTTGTTTCTTCTTTTTGCTTTTGTTTTAATATGGTCATCCTCCTTTTTGTTTTTCAATGCGGAGGAGTTATTAGACTACCAAGCTATTTTTATTTTGATGGCTTCTGTTTTGGCTATGGTGTTGAGTAAGGAGGTAGTTTTGAGGCAAGAAGAATGGTACAGAGTAATAGGAGATATTGTATTTGTTCTTCCTATTATTGAAATCATCATTATAGATGGCTAA
- the rplS gene encoding 50S ribosomal protein L19, giving the protein MSDLIKEIEKEYHEAVSKFPDFKAGDTVNVHVKIKEGNKERVQQYQGAVIQKRGSGNSVTFTVRKVSSGIGVERIFPLISPAIDKIEVVRRGSVRRAKLYYLRGRMGKSARIKEKI; this is encoded by the coding sequence ATGAGCGATTTGATCAAAGAAATTGAAAAAGAATATCACGAAGCAGTAAGTAAATTTCCTGATTTTAAGGCAGGTGATACTGTGAATGTTCACGTGAAAATTAAAGAAGGAAATAAAGAACGTGTTCAGCAATACCAAGGTGCTGTAATCCAAAAAAGGGGTTCTGGTAACTCTGTTACTTTTACTGTAAGAAAAGTTTCAAGTGGAATTGGTGTTGAAAGAATCTTTCCTTTAATCTCTCCAGCTATCGATAAAATCGAAGTTGTTAGAAGAGGTTCTGTTAGAAGAGCTAAACTTTACTACTTAAGAGGTAGAATGGGTAAATCTGCTAGAATTAAGGAAAAAATCTAA
- the uvrA gene encoding excinuclease ABC subunit UvrA, whose translation MSLVKEADHKVQNATTASQEEYLEVIGAREHNLKNIDISIPRDKLVVVTGISGSGKSSLAFDTIYAEGQRRYMESFSAYARSFIGNMERPDVDKINGLSPVISIEQKTTSKNPRSTVGTLTEIYDFLRVLYARAGEAISYKTGKKMQRQTEDQIIGHLISEFPDAKLSILAPVVKGRKGHYRELFQQIRKMGFTKARVDGVILEIDARMQVDRYKTHDIEIVVDRIVVNEKDKYRITQSVKTALKHGNGIMMVRDTDGNIQHFSQNLMDPETGLAYDEPAPNSFSFNSPYGACPTCKGLGELENITKETVIPNPKLSISRGGIAPLGEYRDIWIFKKIDALLKNTDVNLTTPIEKFPEEVLNILLYGSKMKVEVSSKKYPGTQWSTSFEGIIKFLQKQQESGTDKMRDWLEEYTVVQKCPDCNGQRLKKESLHFLIDGKNISELALMSISNLGNWFENIEERLSDKQNLIGAEVLKEIRKRVGFMLDVGLDYLSLDRPLKTLSGGEAQRIRLATQIGTQLVGVLYILDEPSIGLHQRDNAKLISALKDLRDLGNTVMVVEHDKDMMLASDFILDIGPGAGRHGGKIVAAGTPDEFLKQGSKTAKYLTGELKIEIPKERRKGNGKKLQLKGAKGNNLQNVNVDFPLGTMMCVTGVSGSGKSTLIHDTLYPILNQKFYRSKKDPMEHQSIKGLEHLDKVIEVDQSPIGRTPRSNPATYTGVFTDIRALFSNLPEAKIRGYKPGRFSFNVKGGRCETCEGAGMKLIEMDFLPDVHVPCETCKGKRYNRETLEVRFKGKSISDVLDMTVEQAVEFFTNLPKILRKIQTLSEVGLGYITLGQHATTLSGGEAQRVKLATELSKKDTGNTFYILDEPTTGLHFQDIEHLLEVLQKLVDKGNTVLVIEHNMDVIKVADYLIDLGPEGGTGGGSIVFTGTPEKLIKLDNSYTGKFLKAELKD comes from the coding sequence ATGAGTTTAGTGAAAGAAGCAGATCATAAAGTCCAAAATGCAACCACAGCCAGTCAAGAAGAATACCTTGAAGTAATTGGTGCAAGGGAGCATAATCTTAAAAATATAGATATTTCAATTCCTCGTGATAAACTAGTCGTAGTCACTGGAATTAGCGGTAGTGGCAAATCAAGTTTAGCTTTTGACACCATTTATGCAGAGGGGCAAAGGCGCTATATGGAAAGTTTTTCTGCCTATGCTCGTTCTTTCATTGGCAATATGGAGCGACCTGATGTGGATAAAATTAACGGGCTTTCTCCTGTTATTTCCATAGAGCAAAAAACGACCTCTAAAAACCCACGCTCAACAGTTGGGACTCTTACAGAGATTTATGACTTTTTGCGAGTACTGTACGCCCGTGCAGGTGAAGCCATTTCTTACAAAACAGGTAAGAAAATGCAACGCCAAACCGAAGATCAAATTATCGGACATTTGATCAGTGAATTTCCTGATGCCAAATTGAGCATCTTAGCTCCTGTGGTAAAAGGTAGAAAAGGACATTACCGTGAGCTTTTCCAGCAGATACGCAAAATGGGCTTCACCAAAGCAAGAGTGGATGGAGTGATTTTGGAAATCGATGCCCGCATGCAAGTGGATCGCTACAAAACCCACGATATTGAAATTGTGGTAGACAGAATTGTCGTCAATGAAAAAGATAAATATCGTATCACGCAATCTGTCAAAACCGCATTAAAACACGGTAATGGCATCATGATGGTGCGAGATACAGATGGAAATATCCAACATTTCTCTCAAAACCTGATGGATCCTGAAACAGGATTGGCTTATGATGAGCCAGCTCCCAACAGTTTCTCATTTAATTCTCCTTATGGGGCCTGCCCAACTTGTAAAGGCTTAGGTGAATTAGAAAACATCACTAAAGAAACCGTAATCCCTAATCCTAAATTGAGCATTAGCAGAGGTGGAATTGCTCCTTTAGGTGAATACCGAGATATCTGGATTTTCAAAAAAATAGATGCTTTATTAAAAAATACGGATGTCAATCTGACTACTCCAATTGAGAAATTTCCTGAAGAAGTTCTCAATATTTTGCTTTATGGAAGCAAAATGAAAGTAGAAGTAAGTTCTAAAAAATACCCTGGCACTCAATGGAGTACTAGCTTTGAAGGAATTATCAAATTCTTGCAAAAACAACAGGAAAGCGGCACTGATAAAATGCGAGATTGGCTAGAAGAGTATACTGTCGTCCAGAAATGCCCGGATTGTAATGGACAACGATTAAAGAAAGAATCACTTCATTTTCTAATTGACGGAAAAAATATCTCAGAATTAGCTTTAATGAGCATAAGCAATTTAGGGAATTGGTTTGAAAATATTGAAGAAAGGCTTTCTGACAAGCAAAACCTTATCGGTGCTGAAGTTTTAAAAGAAATCCGGAAGCGCGTGGGCTTTATGTTGGATGTTGGATTGGATTATTTATCACTCGACCGACCGTTAAAAACCCTTTCTGGTGGAGAAGCACAAAGAATTAGATTAGCCACTCAAATAGGAACTCAATTAGTAGGTGTTTTATATATTTTGGATGAGCCAAGCATTGGTCTTCATCAAAGAGATAATGCTAAATTAATTTCTGCTTTAAAGGATTTAAGAGATTTGGGCAATACTGTGATGGTGGTGGAACATGATAAAGACATGATGTTGGCTTCGGATTTCATTTTGGACATTGGCCCAGGTGCAGGAAGACATGGTGGGAAGATTGTAGCAGCAGGAACCCCTGATGAATTTTTAAAGCAGGGAAGCAAAACTGCCAAATATTTAACTGGTGAATTAAAAATTGAAATCCCTAAAGAAAGAAGAAAGGGAAATGGCAAAAAACTCCAACTAAAAGGAGCTAAAGGTAATAATTTACAAAATGTTAATGTAGACTTTCCTTTGGGCACCATGATGTGTGTAACGGGTGTTTCAGGAAGTGGGAAATCCACCTTAATTCACGACACACTTTATCCTATTTTAAACCAGAAATTCTATCGCTCCAAAAAAGACCCGATGGAACATCAATCCATTAAAGGATTGGAGCATTTGGATAAAGTGATTGAAGTGGATCAGTCTCCTATTGGAAGAACTCCACGATCAAATCCAGCAACTTATACGGGAGTTTTTACAGATATCAGAGCTTTGTTCAGCAATTTGCCTGAAGCTAAAATAAGAGGTTATAAGCCAGGTAGATTCTCATTCAATGTGAAAGGCGGAAGATGTGAAACTTGCGAAGGAGCAGGTATGAAATTGATTGAAATGGACTTCTTGCCAGATGTTCACGTTCCTTGCGAAACTTGTAAAGGCAAAAGATACAATAGAGAAACTCTGGAGGTTCGTTTCAAAGGAAAATCTATTTCAGATGTTTTGGACATGACAGTGGAGCAAGCAGTTGAATTCTTCACTAATCTACCTAAAATCTTGAGGAAAATTCAGACACTTTCAGAAGTAGGACTAGGTTATATCACTTTAGGACAACATGCCACTACCCTATCTGGTGGAGAAGCACAAAGAGTGAAACTAGCAACGGAATTATCGAAAAAAGATACTGGAAATACATTCTATATTTTAGATGAACCTACCACTGGACTTCACTTTCAAGATATTGAACATCTTTTGGAAGTATTGCAAAAATTAGTGGATAAAGGAAATACCGTTTTGGTGATTGAGCATAATATGGACGTCATTAAAGTAGCAGATTACTTAATAGATTTAGGGCCTGAAGGTGGAACTGGTGGTGGTTCAATTGTTTTTACGGGAACTCCGGAAAAACTTATTAAGTTAGATAATAGTTACACGGGCAAATTCCTGAAAGCAGAATTAAAAGATTGA